In Phragmites australis chromosome 24, lpPhrAust1.1, whole genome shotgun sequence, the following are encoded in one genomic region:
- the LOC133907504 gene encoding uncharacterized protein LOC133907504 isoform X2: MAALVDLDLNCRPPSPEPAAPEEPPLAMLRQEQPFPDEMKDLYGSFWKQSSGTPSSLHSTHEHKLDLDVRSSIRIKPNVDVREERACHNVIDLEKPATSDDVVETVACSGFSNLANHMGRSQDGSCCISPENSSLAESGPLCRGPNSSHVSPGSVGSSETPDCQSPIKPSNTESRHSLIDLNEPQEESLHVFCMPSQEMYSPSFHSSSPYPGDFSKISRQVFRKECGSSIQSLKESSITMIAPSSAAEGSTDVTAVCSIQRKGLIDLNVPLESIDMPSEIISNCRDKAATNDGSKATVSYHLYSKINSLQAETLREQMIVVNDHMLARKDENNMLLPVSATNGINKAQSELLIPVTLVNDHVHPRLGASYDEPSNSQVTVSMLHAEAECYDKAASTAAETLLSIFSHNSACAADCPGSNGQILAQDGNDEPKCLLDSFEKIVLNLEEVRDDRQSIPVIPPNKDGPSCGIKLKRGRGMRNFQREIIPGLVSLARQEICDDLDAMGYEPKKTRSRKTRRGPGSSSSRSRPRKRGSAARN; the protein is encoded by the exons ATGGCTGCTTTAGTGGATTTGGATCTCAACTGCCGTCCGCCGTCGCCGGAGCCCGCCGCGCCGGAGGAGCCCCCGCTGGCAATGCTCCGTCAAGAGCAGCCCTTCCCTGATGAG ATGAAGGACCTGTATGGTTCCTTCTGGAAGCAATCCAGTGGTACACCAAGTAGCCTGCATTCCACTCATGAGCATAAGCTG GACTTGGACGTTAGAAGTTCAATCCGGATAAAGCCTAATGTGGATGTGAGGGAGGAGCGCGCTTGTCACAATGTGATTGATTTGGAGAAGCCAGCGACATCCGATGATGTGGTGGAAACTGTTGCTTGCTCTGGTTTCAGCAACCTTGCCAACCACATGGGTAGGTCTCAGGATGGTTCCTGCTGTATTTCGCCGGAGAACAGCTCACTTGCAGAATCTGGTCCGTTGTGTAGAGGACCAAATTCCTCCCATGTGAGCCCTG GTTCAGTTGGATCTAGTGAGACTCCAGACTGCCAATCCCCTATCAAACCAAGTAATACTGAATCAAGACACTCACTTATCGACCTGAATGAACCTCAAGAAGAAAGCCTTCATGTTTTCTGTATGCCTTCTCAAGAAATGTATTCTCCTTCGTTTCATTCTTCCTCACCATATCCTGGAGATTTTTCGAAAATCTCCAGACAAGTTTTCCGAAAAGAATGTGGCTCTAGTATCCAATCACTGAAAGAATCTTCCATCACGATGATTGCGCCCAGCTCTGCTGCAGAAGGTTCAACGGACGTGACAGCCGTATGCTCAATTCAACGGAAAGGCCTTATTGACCTAAACGTGCCGCTTGAAAGCATTGATATGCCGTCAGAAATAATCAGCAATTGCAGGGATAAGGCTGCAACTAATGATGGAAGTAAAGCAACTGTATCCTATCATTTGTACTCCAAGATAAACAGCCTCCAAGCAGAAACTCTCAGGGAACAAATGATTGTCGTTAACGATCATATGTTGGCAAGAAAGGATGAGAATAACATGCTTCTCCCGGTCTCAGCAACTAATGGTATCAATAAGGCTCAGTCCGAACTTTTGATTCCCGTAACTCTTGTTAATGATCACGTCCATCCAAGACTTGGAGCATCCTATGATGAACCATCAAATTCTCAGGTGACTGTTAGCATGCTTCATGCTGAGGCAGAATGTTATGACAAAGCTGCTTCAACTGCAGCTGAAACACTTCTTTCCATTTTTTCGCATAATTCTGCATGCGCTGCAGATTGCCCAGGAAGCAATGGTCAGATATTAGCTCAGGATGGAAATGACGAGCCTAAGTGTTTGTtggattcttttgaaaaaatcGTGCTGAATCTAGAGGAGGTCAGAGATGACAGGCAATCCATCCCTGTGATACCGCCCAATAAGGATGGACCATCCTGTGGGATCAAGCtaaagagaggaagagggatGAGAAATTTTCAGAGGGAGATAATACCTGGACTTGTTTCTCTAGCGAGGCAGGAGATATGTGATGACTTAGATGCTATGGGTTACGAGCCCAAGAAGACTCGATCTAGGAAAACCCGCAGGGGTCCAGGTTCATCTTCATCTCGATCAAGGCCGCGCAAGCGTGGCTCTGCTGCCAGGAACTGA
- the LOC133907505 gene encoding uncharacterized protein LOC133907505, translating into MATAWVRSLSCRSSYAVIDAAVAPSPAKKPPSPPFPVSCAAAAAADVMDAVAFAQHAKKKKMGRERERRREARERHEPRPRPKKKPKPMASATTALFMPSPAPAPVSSAFLTMAELPEGHSSRRVVELIFSSGWGGAAGAPEPAVEALFRVHSAARAVARFEEARATARAHGAAARCGADGNEMMRFQCSASADAGGVFGAGVATCRIGPSVSAVRTFACSGAAHASAGGCVTTGRRAMLVCRVIAGRVRPANDPSLRRAHTTAVDYDSVDMGNGELVVMDSRAVLPCFLIIYKV; encoded by the coding sequence ATGGCGACGGCGTGGGTGCGCTCGCTCAGCTGCAGGTCCTCCTACGCCGTCATCGACGCCGCCGTCGCGCCGTCTCCGGCCAAgaagccgccgtcgccgccgttcCCGGTCTCGTGCGCAGCTGCCGCAGCCGCGGACGTGATGGATGCCGTGGCGTTCGCGCAgcacgcgaagaagaagaagatggggagggagagggagaggcggaGGGAAGCGCGGGAGCGGCATGAGCCGCGGCCCCGGCCCAAGAAGAAGCCGAAGCCGATGGCCTCCGCGACGACCGCGCTGTTCATGCCATCGCCGGCGCCAGCGCCCGTGAGCTCGGCGTTCCTGACGATGGCAGAGCTGCCTGAGGGCCACTCGTCGCGGCGGGTCGTGGAGCTCATCTTCTCGTCCGGGTggggcggcgcggcgggggcCCCGGAGCCGGCCGTGGAGGCGCTGTTCCGTGTCCACAGCGCGGCGCGCGCGGTGGCGCGGTTCGAGGAGGCGAGGGCCACCGCCCGCGCGCACGGCGCCGCTGCGCGGTGCGGCGCCGACGGCAACGAGATGATGCGCTTCCAGTGCAGCGCGTCCGCCGACGCCGGCGGGGTGTTCGGCGCGGGCGTCGCCACCTGCCGCATCGGCCCGTCCGTCTCCGCCGTGCGCACGTTCGCCTGCAGCGGCGCCGCCCACGCCAGCGCCGGCGGCTGTGTCACCACCGGCCGCAGGGCGATGCTGGTGTGCCGCGTTATCGCTGGTCGCGTCCGCCCCGCCAACGACCCGTCCCTGCGCCGCGCCCACACCACCGCCGTCGACTACGATTCCGTGGACATGGGCAACGGCGAGCTCGTGGTGATGGACAGCCGCGCCGTGCTCCCCTGCTTCCTCATCATCTACAAGGTCTAG
- the LOC133907504 gene encoding uncharacterized protein LOC133907504 isoform X1 produces the protein MAALVDLDLNCRPPSPEPAAPEEPPLAMLRQEQPFPDEMKDLYGSFWKQSSGTPSSLHSTHEHKLMSLGERSSSNTHVSSNSTKRKTHSDVMEQDLDVRSSIRIKPNVDVREERACHNVIDLEKPATSDDVVETVACSGFSNLANHMGRSQDGSCCISPENSSLAESGPLCRGPNSSHVSPGSVGSSETPDCQSPIKPSNTESRHSLIDLNEPQEESLHVFCMPSQEMYSPSFHSSSPYPGDFSKISRQVFRKECGSSIQSLKESSITMIAPSSAAEGSTDVTAVCSIQRKGLIDLNVPLESIDMPSEIISNCRDKAATNDGSKATVSYHLYSKINSLQAETLREQMIVVNDHMLARKDENNMLLPVSATNGINKAQSELLIPVTLVNDHVHPRLGASYDEPSNSQVTVSMLHAEAECYDKAASTAAETLLSIFSHNSACAADCPGSNGQILAQDGNDEPKCLLDSFEKIVLNLEEVRDDRQSIPVIPPNKDGPSCGIKLKRGRGMRNFQREIIPGLVSLARQEICDDLDAMGYEPKKTRSRKTRRGPGSSSSRSRPRKRGSAARN, from the exons ATGGCTGCTTTAGTGGATTTGGATCTCAACTGCCGTCCGCCGTCGCCGGAGCCCGCCGCGCCGGAGGAGCCCCCGCTGGCAATGCTCCGTCAAGAGCAGCCCTTCCCTGATGAG ATGAAGGACCTGTATGGTTCCTTCTGGAAGCAATCCAGTGGTACACCAAGTAGCCTGCATTCCACTCATGAGCATAAGCTG ATGAGTTTGGGTGAGAGAAGCAGTTCGAATACACATGTTTCCAGCAACTCTACTAAGCGCAAAACGCACTCCGATGTTATGGAACAGGACTTGGACGTTAGAAGTTCAATCCGGATAAAGCCTAATGTGGATGTGAGGGAGGAGCGCGCTTGTCACAATGTGATTGATTTGGAGAAGCCAGCGACATCCGATGATGTGGTGGAAACTGTTGCTTGCTCTGGTTTCAGCAACCTTGCCAACCACATGGGTAGGTCTCAGGATGGTTCCTGCTGTATTTCGCCGGAGAACAGCTCACTTGCAGAATCTGGTCCGTTGTGTAGAGGACCAAATTCCTCCCATGTGAGCCCTG GTTCAGTTGGATCTAGTGAGACTCCAGACTGCCAATCCCCTATCAAACCAAGTAATACTGAATCAAGACACTCACTTATCGACCTGAATGAACCTCAAGAAGAAAGCCTTCATGTTTTCTGTATGCCTTCTCAAGAAATGTATTCTCCTTCGTTTCATTCTTCCTCACCATATCCTGGAGATTTTTCGAAAATCTCCAGACAAGTTTTCCGAAAAGAATGTGGCTCTAGTATCCAATCACTGAAAGAATCTTCCATCACGATGATTGCGCCCAGCTCTGCTGCAGAAGGTTCAACGGACGTGACAGCCGTATGCTCAATTCAACGGAAAGGCCTTATTGACCTAAACGTGCCGCTTGAAAGCATTGATATGCCGTCAGAAATAATCAGCAATTGCAGGGATAAGGCTGCAACTAATGATGGAAGTAAAGCAACTGTATCCTATCATTTGTACTCCAAGATAAACAGCCTCCAAGCAGAAACTCTCAGGGAACAAATGATTGTCGTTAACGATCATATGTTGGCAAGAAAGGATGAGAATAACATGCTTCTCCCGGTCTCAGCAACTAATGGTATCAATAAGGCTCAGTCCGAACTTTTGATTCCCGTAACTCTTGTTAATGATCACGTCCATCCAAGACTTGGAGCATCCTATGATGAACCATCAAATTCTCAGGTGACTGTTAGCATGCTTCATGCTGAGGCAGAATGTTATGACAAAGCTGCTTCAACTGCAGCTGAAACACTTCTTTCCATTTTTTCGCATAATTCTGCATGCGCTGCAGATTGCCCAGGAAGCAATGGTCAGATATTAGCTCAGGATGGAAATGACGAGCCTAAGTGTTTGTtggattcttttgaaaaaatcGTGCTGAATCTAGAGGAGGTCAGAGATGACAGGCAATCCATCCCTGTGATACCGCCCAATAAGGATGGACCATCCTGTGGGATCAAGCtaaagagaggaagagggatGAGAAATTTTCAGAGGGAGATAATACCTGGACTTGTTTCTCTAGCGAGGCAGGAGATATGTGATGACTTAGATGCTATGGGTTACGAGCCCAAGAAGACTCGATCTAGGAAAACCCGCAGGGGTCCAGGTTCATCTTCATCTCGATCAAGGCCGCGCAAGCGTGGCTCTGCTGCCAGGAACTGA